The region AATTTACCTGAAAACCTTGATTAaattaaacaacacaaagtgaaaCACACTGTACTTCTCTGTTTTGACTGGAGCTTTATTTATCAGTAGTCACATCTtatcaaaataaagaattacaaattaaaaactgatgatgcatgtttgtggtttttgtatgctccttgtgtttttttgttaatcAGCCTCTGTGGTTTGTCTAATTGAAATCTTACTTAGAAATCTAGTGTCGAGTGAAATACAGATAAGGCTGAGCATAAATTAGGTTTGCCTCACAAATGTCGGCAGGTTTTGACTTgactgagatttaaaaaaagagaagaaaaacaacacttcTTCCTTCTGTACTCTGAAGCACACTGTACAAAGACGTCTCTCAGCATTACAGACAAACAGCCCAGACGTATGTAGACATTTCATTGGGAGGTTTTAACCACAAAACCTCCATAAAATTGGGGCAGATAGACCAGGCTGCAACAAACAGGACTGAGCACTTTTGTGCCATGTGATTGCCCAACAACCTCAAGAATACTCCCATATAAAAAATGTGAAGCCTGGTGGAAATGAGCATTTAAAACATGGAGTTGTTGTGGATGTGGATACCCGTTTTGGGCTCTCTGTTGTTTGTGGAAATCTCGCGGACTCTACCCATTGATGAGGACCAGCAACTGAGGCGTGAGGACATGGAGCTGGCTGAGGTTCGTGGGCGGATAAAAAGTCTTGTAAAGTTTAGATAAGAACCAAATAAATTAGGGTCAAGTATCCCATTAGAAATCTTGGTGATTGTACAAATTGTACTTCATGTTTGTTGTGCAGATTCCAGATTAAATGGTGACATTGTGTGTATTTGGTTTGCAGGTGTTTTCTTACCTATATTACAAGTAGAAATGTACACATCCTATTGTTTATCTGGATCAAATGCTATTGTTTTACCCTGTAAATGCTTGGTTTTGATGGGTAAATCTATAATTTGTCCACTATAATCATACGAGGAATCTGGATTCTGCAAAAGAAACTGTTAACAGGACATAAAGTCTTTCGGCTGAAAGTGTGGCAGAGAAAAAATAGATAATACTGAAGCAGCCCTTTCCTAACTTATCTTCAATCTTGTTGCAATCAGTATACTGTGTATTTATGAGTAAGAGCATGAGGGAACTGAAGCAACATAATTTAGAGGATGAAGTTTAGGGGAATTACTTGTTTTAAATAAGGAAGAAACTCCACTTTATTACACATAAACCACCTCATATTCTGAAACTGTAACATACTagagaaaacaacattaaaagctATTTGGAGACACATTTTAGACATCTTGCTCTAAGCATCATCATATCAACAGGGCTACCTGAACAGGTTCTATGGTCTGAACGTCAGAGACCACAGAGCTCGATCAAGAAGGATCAGGTCTGCACCAGCAATGGAGGAGAAAATCAGAGAAATGCAACACTTCTTTGGTCTGAGAGAAACAGGAAACCTGGACTCTAACACCCTGGATGTGATGAAGGAGCCAAGGTGTGGCGTTCCAGATGTGGACAACTTCAGCTTTTACCCCAGTAAACCTAAATGGAAGAAGCACACCATCACATACACGTGAGATCACAATTTATGGAATGTTTTTAAAGGATTCTTTTGTTCCTGTAGATAGATTTTTGTAGCCAACAGAGGATGTGTTAAAGTATTTGTAGCAGCAGATGTAGAACTTGTTGCTCCTGATGCTTCATGTTTTTGAGTCCATTTCTGTCACTGGAATTCAGGATTACCAAATATACTCCAGACATGAAGCGAGAGGATGTGGAAAAGTCCTTTCGTTTTGCCCTGAAGATGTGGAGCGATGCGGCTCCACTGAAGTTCATCAAAGTCAACCATGGCAAAGCTGATATAGTCTTCTCCTTCGCACGCAGAAGTAAGTCTGAAAACACGTCGGGGTAGTTTCTTATCTTGGCTTTCTAATTGGGGTTAATTAACAGCAGAGATTCATTCATTGTCTTCCTGCCGTAGCTCATGGAGATTTCTTCCCCTTTGATGGACCCCGGGGTGTGTTGGCTCATGCCTTTCAGCCAGGAGAGGGGTTGGGTGGAGACGTGCACTTTGATGAGGATGAAACGTGGACAGCAGGGAGGCAAGGTCTGTCAGTCACAACATGTTTAACACTGTAACACgaaagacacaagatgacctCAGCCAAGAATTTAGCTATTGCAAAGCTATTGCAAAGCAGCACAATCTATGTTCCTAATGTTTTAGATCACTTGAATTCATATTTTCTTGCctgttaaataaacaaaatgtgtaTCATTTATGTAAATCAACAATGTCCAGACAGCTTTGTGTAGCTCTTTGTGGGTTAAAACCTCAGACCACACCCCAAGCAGTAATGCAATAGCAGGTGTTGACTCCTGGTAGGTGATGATGAGCTCCGACTGATAAAGCTGCGCTCAGGAGTACAAATAACACTTTGAAAGCCACAGACATTCTCAGACAAAACAGTGGTTCTTCAATATTTCTTCAGAAGACTCTCAGGTTCTTCAGAAATGGCTCTTCATTtacttaatgtgtttttttaaatttgaagcaCCAGAGGTTCTTATGGTGGCATATAATTGGGCAGGAAATTTGAGTTGCAACTATTTCTATAATTGATTAATCATATTATTTTCTCAGTTCATCAATTAGATATCAGAAATCTGTGGTAAAAGTCCATCCCAGTTTACCCAAATCCCAAGTTGGATCTCGAAATATGTTGTTCTGTCTGACCAACAGTCAAGAacccaaaatattaaatgtattaCAATGGAGGCCCAGATATGCTCCAAATTCTTACATTTATAATTCATACATAAAAGTTCTAGTCATCAGTGTGTTTTAAGCTGTCAAAAGCGTTCAGTgatttggattttttgtttgGATTCACAAGTTTATTTCAGGTTTCAGGGCTTTATGTTTCCTCCAACAGTGACTGATTTTGTGTATCTCTGAAGCTCACATTTTCAATACCTAAAAAGGAACATGGTGAACAGCTTTGTTCATGTGCTGAACTGCATTTAATAgattgattatttttaaaataaaacacttaaattttttttgaaagacgTTCTTTACTGAAACAACTGAGTGCACAAAGAACTATCCTGAAAATGGTTCCTTAAAGAACTTAATTTTGCTAAAGTCCTTTGAAACACCATTCATAGAGCCTAAAGGAACAACCCTTCCTCTACCAAATTacattcctatacaactaaactgcattctaaattagatttttgaagGGATTGTATTTTacttggaaaaaaattaaatctgtgGTGGGAAAGGTGGCCAGtttgaaacagcaacaaagTGTGTGTTGGTGACATAAACCAGTAACTAGATTTTCACTCTGAAGGTTTTTACTCGCCTTCTGGTTGGGTTTAGGCACAAAGATTAcatggttaggtttaggaaatTATCACTTTAAGTTAGAAGCATTTACaagtttggttaaggttaggcaCCCAAATTACTTGGTTAGGATTCGGTAAAATGTCGTGATTTGGGTTATAACATGCCTTTTACTACATGTTTGaggcttctcctccattttctgggtttgCAGAGAGAAAAGTCCCACCCCATCTAATAATGGTTTGGTTGGCTGAGAAGGAGCCACAGCAGAGCAGTAAAATTCATTTGGGTGAATAAAATATGTTTCTCTGAAAATGCAATTTATAAGGTAGTTTAGCTGAATAGAAACGCCATTTTGTGGAAACtgggttaaaaggaatatttttttaatgttttttgggGCACCTTTGGGTGTTGTTTCAAGAACTGTTTGCAGAAATGTGCCTTCAAAAACACTCAGACGAAAAGGTTCTTTGAGGAATAAAAATTGGGTTCCTCAAAGGCATCGCCATAAACGACCATTTTTGCTTTCAGTTAGCGTCGTATTGTTCAGCAGCTTTCAGGGTCATTCTGAGCTGATTTTAATGAACTAATGAAATCATTTGCTCCTGTATTTCAGGTTACAGCCTGTTTGCTGTTGCAGCTCATGAGCTCGGTCACTCTCTGGGTTTGACTCATTCCAGAGACCCCTCTGCCATCATGTACCCCAACTACAGACATCAGAGCCGAACACAGTACTCTCTATCTGCAGACGACGTGCTGGGGATCCAAACGCTGTACGGTGAGGAACAAATTACACATATAAACAGTAGTTTCCCCTAAAATATGCAATTAAAACGGGTAAAAGATTGTTGCACATTGTGGTCAGTATATTTTATGTTATGATTTCACAGGCAAGCCTGGCAAAAAAGTGGCATCCCAAGTCTCTCCAAATAAATGTGACCCCAGCTTTTCTTTTGATGCAGCAACAATGATTAACAATGagattgttttctttaaaaacaagtaaGTATGcttaaaaatgaagcacaaaacaTTCTAAATATGTCCGAGCTGCCACTGACTCTTGGTCTTGCAATCCAGGTACATGTGGATGAGAACAACAAGGATGACCTACTGGAATCGCCTGACAGAGGGCCACAGCAGCACATATTTACCCAGCATCAGTTCTCACGTTGATGCTGCTTATGACATCCCTGCCAAAGGCGTGGCGTACATATTCACTGGTAGAGTAATGGGCAGTCTGCAAAGCATCACTTAGTCCTTGTCAGCATGACAAGGCTGGATTTCCAGTAGGAGAACACAATGTTGCACCCAAATTATAGCCTTGTGCAACTTAAGTGTCGCTGCTCATGCAAGAGGCTCATTGCTGTTGGCAGCGCTTGTGgtatgttgctgtttttcataGTGTCCCGAAATGCAGTGACACGGCTGTGTTTTTCCAGGTCATAAGTACTGGGTGGTTCAACAGCTTAAGATGAAAAGTCGCGCTGGCTCCATCCACGAGTACGGCTTCTCCTCCAGAGTCAGGCAGGTTGATGCTGCCGTACATGTCAGTGAATACGGGAAGACTGTGTTCTTCATCGGAGAGTTTTATTACAGGTAACTTTATAAGGCGCCAGCTgcttcacacaaaaaataattatcTGTTTGATCATGTCTTTTTACaggataaaagacaaaaacacaaaaacagtaacACCCAGTAATGAGCTGTTAAACTCTGCCACCTAGTGAGTTGTTTATTGCTGTCATTACTGTTTCAAGACtatatgaaacaaacaaatgtgaGGCCAGAAGAAACAATTGCTTTTATTGGTGCTTAACATACCAATCATTGCCTATTAGTAGAAGAGTTCctccataaaatgtcagaaaatagcaACTGTCCCGCAGTTATTTTCCAAATCTCACACTGATGTCATCAGATTGTTCTGTCTAACAGTTCAAATCTTAATTATAATCACTGTACTGCAATGTAAGccagaaaagtaaaataaatcagcAACTTCCCACAGTTCATAAGCTggggacagaaaacaacatttttgcctgaaaatgtcatcaatGAATCATCAGAAATAATAAGCTGACCaattgtttttactttgaattAACAAATACATGTGATAACTACAGTGTAAATATAATTACCATTCAAACACAGGGAATCAACATGTATGgctatttaaatattaaattagaCATTTACACTACAGTGAACCAGCATCACTTTCTatactacactcaacaaaaatataaatgcaacacttttgtttttgctcccattttttatgagatgaactcaaagatctaaaactttgtCCACATacataatatcatcatttctcccaaatattgttcacaaatctgtctaaatctgtgatagtgagcacttctcctttgctgagataatccatccctcctcacaggtgtgccatatcaagatgctgattagacaccatgattagtgcacaggtgtgccttagactgcccacaataaaaggccactctgaaaggtgcagttttatcacacagcacaatgccacagatgcaGCAAGAtctgagggagcgtgcaattggcatgctgacagcaggaatgtcaaccagagctgttactcgtgtattgaatgttcatttctctaccataagccatctccaaaggcgtttcagagaatttggcagtacatccaaccagcctcacaaccgcagaccacgtgtaaccacaccagcccaggacctccatatccagcatgttcacctccaagatcgtctgagaccagccactcagacagctgctgaaacaatgggtttgcataaccaaagaatttctgcacaaactgtcagaaaccgtctcagggaagctcatctgcatgctcgtcatcCCCATTGGGGTCTCCTCCTGACTCCAGTttgtcgtcgtaaccgacttgagtgggcaaatgctcacattcgatgacgtctggcacgttggagaggtgttctcttcacggatgaatcccggtttacactgttcagggcagatggcagacagcgtgtgtggcgtcatgtgggtgagcggttttctgatgtcaatgttgtggatggagtggcccatggtggcggtggggttatggtacgGGCAGGTGTCTGTTAttgacgaagaacacaggtgcattttattgatgtcattttgaacgcacagagataccgtgacgagatcctgaggcccattgttgtgccatacatccaagaatatcacctcatgttgcagcaggataatgcacggctccatgttgcaaggatctgtacacaattcttggaagctgaaaacatcccagttcttccatggccagcatactcaccggacatgtcacccattgagcatgtttgggatgctctggatcggcgtatacgacagcgtgtaccagttcacgccaatatccagcaacttcgcacagccattgaagaggagtggaaccccccaataaaacaaaactgcacctttcagagtggccttttattatgggcagtctaaggcacacctgtgcactaatcatggtgtctaatcagcatcttgatatggcacacctgtgaggtgggatggattatctcagcaaaggagaagtgctcactatcacagatttagacagatttgtgaacaatatttgagagaaatggtgatattgtgtatgtggaaaaagttttagatctttgagctCATcccataaaaaatgggagcaaaaacaaaagtgttgcgtttatatttttgttgagtgtaaaacAGCAAACCAATTCTAGCAATCATggaaagtacatttactcaagtgtGTATGTAGGTACAATTCTGAAATAATTGCTTTATATTTCTATTTTGTGCTACTTTAGACTTCCACTTGGCTCAGTTTCAGAAGGAAATATTCTACTTCCTGCTCCACTATATGTATTTGACACTTTGCagattaatattttaatatggcaatttaaaaaaaaacaaaaaacatatgaTTGATTAATCCAGTGCTTCAAACAGCAGTGTGTAGTCAgggtcacatttcagatgtctaAGTCTAACATGATGTGTTGCTTTCATTTCAGTATATACTCAGTGGTCCAATATCTcaccaaaaatcaaagatcTGGAAAAACTCAAACAGATTTGTGAATTGGAACTCTCCTCTTCCTTCAGTCATGTCACAACCCTCTAGATTTAGTTGATGCCTCTGTGTTTAAAATTGTATATAAAGTACTTCAAactagctccacctgcagcaactacaacagtaacatgctgctgacacactgaggGGATGACATATAATAAATCAGTCAGAGGATCCAAATCGGTAGTTTGACTTTAAAATTGTTcttagcttcatttttttcatcctAGGCTTTTACTTGTAAAGTATTTAGAATATCTAAATTTGTACAGTTTTTATATAAATACTTAAGTAAAGGATAAGAATACCACTTCTACCACTGAATTCCAGTATGGAAATCAAAAATATTGAACTACATGAAAACTTACTGACATTTCCACACTGAAACTGCTACTGAAAATGCATCTATCTGAATGATCTGACTGCAGGTACGATGAGCAGAAGAGACAGATGGACCCCGGCTTCCCCAGACTCATCCAAACCGACTGGCCTGGAATCCCCAGAAGAGTCGACGCTGCATTTAAGTTACATGGTAAAAACAGGCACTTTATGAACTCATGAACTTTGTATATTGTGGACCTGAGCTGCAGGATACAAATAGAAGCCAGCTGAAATAGAAGttgtaatttcttgtttttaccaTGTTTAGGTGGCAGACGGGTGGAGTTTACCGCACCGGACGCACTTTTATACGGAAAACACCATTTGCTTTAGAACAATGTGTTACTCGAGTAGAAATAGATTCACGGCTGAACTTTGTTGTCCACGTTCCACCTCGTGTATTTTGATCCAACACAAACAGCCACTATACTGTATGTGCAGGCATGTGAAATACAAGTGGTAAAAAGCTATTTTTAATGCGAGTGACTTTAAAATAAGCTTTGGTGTGATTTTCTGTTTACAGGTAGCATCTTCCTCCTCAGTGGGACAAAATCTTACCAGTACGACTTCAGACTGAAGCGGGTGGTGAAGGTGATTTCAGGAAACTCTTGGCTGGGATGCTGATCCCATAAAGTAGTGGACAACACAAAGATACCGTTTATAGAGTTTAAGCAAGCCCTTAGAAGGCTACACATGTAGTTGTGAAACTGAGATAACTTATATCCTGTGATTGAATTGCTACAGTTTAGATTCTGAATACAAATGTGtaactgtatatatattttatgtctCATGGCCCTTTGGAGCACAATGTTACTTAAACCACTAATGTGCATGAATATACTGTACTAATAATGTGAAAGTCTAATGAgaagtgtgtctttttttgaaaTATCGTGAACTTGACGACACTTTTGTACTCACGTGCTTTAAATTCAGCTTACTAATTTAATTGTATGTTATCATATGACTAAAAAACTACAACTTAATATATTTTAGGCGACCTTCTTGAATATATGACATTAGTGAACACATCTCTGGCTGTATTGTAAATTTGACTATGCAAAAACATGTCTGAACTCAATAAAACAGAATTTTGATTGagcttttgtagttttttttctctccaacaTAGATAGGAAAACACATTTAGAGCAACCCGTTTTCATAATATTCCATTCAAAGTTaaagatttttaacatttaacaagTACATAGGTATTATTAGCAAAGTATAAACTCTAAGCATACAAGAAAAGCTCTTATTTGCAGGTAAAATGACTTCTGCCATTGTTGGATTCACATATATTATActattggatttttttattaatacataaaaatgtgtGCAGAATTTCTCTCTGTTATTTTTACCAATTCGATATGCTTTTTATGCATTAATTTAGATGCTCATAGTAGGTGCTAAGTAACTAAAAAATACCTCTGAAATGTATAAAGTAGCAATAAATGGAAATATCCAACTAAAGTAGCCCAGAATTGCACATAACTGTACCAATGAAAGATTTTTCTTACAGTGTAATTAATGAAATCTTTCAACACTGCTCCAACGTCACACCTCTGTGATTGTTGCAAGAATCAGACGCATGCATGTATTTATTGTCAAAGCATTTATCATCAGCAAATGGATGCAGATGATTGTATTTTGTCCTGAAATGTTCTTTAGATGTGTGCGAGAAAGCTTTGGCCACATTAGCGTCCTCAAAGGGCAGCTAAACGTAGTTCTGGCCTCCATACGTGAACCTCGGTGGTCATGTGAATCCTGCAAACATCACGCTCATGTTTACCCACCAAAGCGGACTGTGGACACGATACGTCAGATTTTTATCATAAAGTACATacacactgaacacaaacaagcaaaaaaaatgttaaggCTGTGTGagagctgtttttaaaaaaaaaaaaaaaagttgttcatgtttcagttttacttagGACAAATCACTTTACAAGAGGAATATTTTAAAAGGAAGATCAGTCTCATTTAATTTAGATGTTCTTGCTATCTGCAGTTGTAGTTTgctccactgtgtgtgtgtgaaaactgGTACAAAAATTTCAGATAAGGAAGAAAAGATAATTTAGGCATCTCTTAAGAGGAAACCggcaacaacagaacaaagcaACATCTTCCCAAATAGTTCATCAGTGAAGTTAAACTGATACAATCTCCTCCCACTGTGTTATCAGAGGGGGCCCCTCTTCACTCCCCGTCCCCTCACCTCTCTTTACATTTGTAAAGCTCCAGAGTACATTGCGTGCCCCTTATTCAGCTTTTATCAGAACAATATACACCTAAAGCTGCTGAGGTTGGCTTTCaaaaggagagaggatggagagaagaaaacactggaacaagatgtctgttttttggatAGTGCTGCTGGGTCTCTTATCCCTGTGCCATGCAGCACCGACCATCGCTCCAACAACGTCCCCTGAGGACCAAGATCTGGCCGAGGTAATGCTATGTCACTATAAGCGTTAGTAGCAGCTATCAGTGATTAGAGAATATAAATTAAATATGCGGAttttctcagtgtgtgtttcctctCTCTGTATCAGGGATATCTCTCTCAGTTCTACGCTGATGTTGGGATGACGAACTCAACAGTACGAAGAATCAGACACAACAATTTCACTCAGGATCTCCAGGCTATGCAGGCCTTCTTTGGCCTGGAGGTAATTTCAATGGATAAAAGATTGTACTTATCATATCATTTGAGCAGGCTGGTCGGAAATAAATAATTTGATCTCTGTTAAATTTGGAATACATGCAACACgtaattttctgcttttatcgTGAACAAATATGTCAAATCCTGCCTTCTTGCaagagaagaaatgaaaaacaaggaATTATTTTGGTAAATTTGAAAGTGTTCAAGAGGTTACATTAAAATCTTGTAATGTATCATCATCTGTGTACCCTCAGGTGACTGGCATCTTGGATAAGGAGACTGTAGATGTGATGAAGGCACCGAGGTGTGGAGTGTCAGACATAAGCCGATATGGACACTTCCCTGGGAGACCCAAATGGAACAAAAGGCTGATTACATACAGGTGCAGCACTGTTTGCTGTTGCTGGATACAATATTGTCAATATTTTAGTCATATAATTGTATTTTAAGTGTCTAGGTGTATTAATATGACTGTGGTTTAACAATAACAGCCTATGATTTGAACAGGATCACTCGGTACACTCCAGATCTGACCCAGCGTCAGGTGGACACAACCATCGCTCAGGCCTTCCAGCTCTACAGCGACGTCATCCCCCTGGACTTCAAACAG is a window of Acanthochromis polyacanthus isolate Apoly-LR-REF ecotype Palm Island chromosome 13, KAUST_Apoly_ChrSc, whole genome shotgun sequence DNA encoding:
- the mmp20a gene encoding matrix metalloproteinase-20, with translation MELLWMWIPVLGSLLFVEISRTLPIDEDQQLRREDMELAEGYLNRFYGLNVRDHRARSRRIRSAPAMEEKIREMQHFFGLRETGNLDSNTLDVMKEPRCGVPDVDNFSFYPSKPKWKKHTITYTITKYTPDMKREDVEKSFRFALKMWSDAAPLKFIKVNHGKADIVFSFARRTHGDFFPFDGPRGVLAHAFQPGEGLGGDVHFDEDETWTAGRQGYSLFAVAAHELGHSLGLTHSRDPSAIMYPNYRHQSRTQYSLSADDVLGIQTLYGKPGKKVASQVSPNKCDPSFSFDAATMINNEIVFFKNKYMWMRTTRMTYWNRLTEGHSSTYLPSISSHVDAAYDIPAKGVAYIFTGHKYWVVQQLKMKSRAGSIHEYGFSSRVRQVDAAVHVSEYGKTVFFIGEFYYRYDEQKRQMDPGFPRLIQTDWPGIPRRVDAAFKLHGSIFLLSGTKSYQYDFRLKRVVKVISGNSWLGC